Within the Syngnathoides biaculeatus isolate LvHL_M chromosome 13, ASM1980259v1, whole genome shotgun sequence genome, the region ATTTGTCTATCTATTTGAGTCTGTCTGCGTGTCTATCCGCGTATCGGCTCGAGTGTCTTGCTGTGGGACGGGTGAGGAGAAGGAGTGTTCGGGGGGCTGGGGGGCGGTGGTCAGGGATGGGTGTTTTAGGAGATTTGAAGATTGAGCTGCATCCATCCTGCAGTCTCCCCTCATTCCTACTAAACTCATCGTCTTCAGTGTCATCTTCCTCCTTTTCATCAAGGTAACTTTATATTTCCTTTTCCCTCACACATTTATTTGACTCTGTccttaaatataattttatagGTGGGGAGGCATAAAAGACATTTCTTTaaatatacttaaaaaaaaagataataatacaGTGACAGCACCGTCATTGTTTTTTCCTTCCTCAGATGCAGTGCACAGCCTCACTGGGACATTTTTCATCACCTTACTGGAGTAGAAGTaactaagtgtgtgtgtgtgtgtttagtgaAGGATGCACAttcataaagaagaaaaaacatgttttaaatgGTATCCTTGTGAagcaaatatgtttttattaataTCTTGTCGTTGCcacaaagccaaattttttacgTGGGACTTAGCAGTCATAAAGTAAACCCAGTTTTTGAAATCGCTGTCCACTGACGCCCCTCTCCCTTCATCCCTTCCTCCCCCGACAGCAGTGGCGTTCCCCGACTGGGCCTACAGGCCGGCGTGGTCTTCGGGTACACGGCAGGTGCAGCTGTGGCACTTCCTGTTGGAGCTGCTcagcggcggcggtggcgggcGGGGAGACACCATCGGCTGGGGAGGCGAGTGGGGTGAGTTCGTCATCCGCGACCCCGAGAGGCTGGCGAGGCTGTGGGGCGAAAGGAAGGGAAAGCCACACATGAACTACGACAAGCTTAGTCGGGCACTAAGGTAGGACCCGTTGGTGGCACAACTACACAACTTTGAatcctgtttgtgttcaaaaagCAGAACCGGGTGGCAGAAAAGTGATTGGCTAATGCCGAACTGATCCCTACAATagagggaattatgaacagttccaaatacCGTCAGTGTTAGCGTGAGCGCAAAACCTTCACACTTCTGCTAGACACGAAaagaaatgtcaggaaaagccaacTAGAACAACTGAACTTTGGCATTAAGCagatgcactttaaatggtggcaggtcaTTGAACACGACTTTGAAATGTAAGTGCTGTGTTTTGATTTGTGCATGgttgttcaaatcctggtttGAGGTAAGCTATTttgatttaaaggtcaagtgtcatgaaatggatgatttttagtatgttattaatgaaaaaacggcagccggtatggacccatccgttttttcaccacaaaacatgattttgacgtatatggcctttttgtaactcccgcctctcgaaggatttgctTTCGACaaggaagcaggaagtaacgttGTATGCAGTAGCGTGCTCaagcggacttgtttgtttttattagttttacctgtgggaagggagctcgttgttccttcgctttagccaaaatgccaaaatattgcttgaacactccggagcatggatttacccttcataagtttccaataGACCCGGTTCGacgtaaaaaaatggattgcactggtgcaaaggacgagagctttgtgggttacaactgacaggtaggtgtaaatacagctactaaaaaaaaataatagtttggggtggaccacgtaagcCGTCTctcatgtaacaaaagatccgcgtacatatgacaggggtgctaaatgtgtcaatgtgcgtgtcggacggcTTCTGCGTCGGCTCAGctgcgaaggctgctgcgttgggctcaccggcgaaggctgccgcgtcgtgccTCGTGGAGTCTGATGAACGATGCCGCCGACAATGGCGCagtcagccgcgagcgacgacaatgccgtaaagcgggccggctcggcgccgcgatgagccacctcggtgccatCCTGGCCGAAACCGTGATCGGTTCGTTGCACCCGGGCCACCGCGTTGTCTCGCTTGtggctgagtatgctacatactgtcatactgttggggagtctgttgttagttacaagtgatccgcatatcatctaaatatggctcgaaacaatagggtaacattgcctCGGACACTtgactcggttgtgagatgttctcttcttcgaaaagagcttccatgtcagaagggccgtgttcgtctcccacactaggggccacagcgtgttttcaatggcgaatgtcagggttgacatcactgatagtaaatacagccaatatggcgaccacctgGATGTCGAAAGAGACTTccgcaaatttgcgcatggataaTGTGCtctgcgctcatatttattttttcacgtagacattaaagtgaataatgttgtatgtgtttttcatttcaatatctattttagaatgtttatagggatgacacttgatctttagatgcttttttttcaaatcaattttgaaATAGTATGTTtcattcagcttgtcccgttaggggtcgccacagcgaaacgctcatatttgtttgtcacagtttttacaatcgatttttaaattaattaaataatactTTGCAACCCTTTTTGATCTCACACCTGCCAAATACCTCATACATTATTCACAAAGAATAAAACTAATACAGAAACTAAAgggaagcattaaaaaaaaaaattggttcagCCCACTTTTTTCTGACGTGGTAGTGCAAATGATGTCATTGTCAAAGGAATGAACAGTATGACGTGACTCTGTATGATGACATATTTTCATAGGTACTACTACAACAAGCGCATCCTGCACAAAACCAGAGGCAAGAGATTCACGTACAAGTTTAACTTCAGCAAATTCATCCTGGTCAACTACCGCCTGCCGCCATCTTGTCATCAGGTCTTTATTACATCattgaaaaaacacacacatcgaAGTCCATGTAAAATCTGAGATGTGTAACCGGCTTCTAGTGACAAATGTGTAACTTCATATAGATTGACCATTTTCAATGGCTGACTGATGCATAATTTAGACATGATCTTCCGATCCAGGCACCGCGGCCTGACCTGTTCTCGCCTCCATGCTGCCTCcctcatcatcaacatcatcatcatcattattatcatcCCAGTCCACCGCCACCTCTTCTCCAGACCTCCTTCCCCTTCATCACCTGGCAGGACCACCTAAGTCGTCTGAAGCTCGGAAAGCAAACTCAAGTAGTGGCTGGAGCGCTTTGACGCACGTGTCCCAAAGCTgcctgaaattatttttggagatgtttttttccctctctcctcCCAGTGAGAAGATTGGGCTAACAATGTGGCGCTTGTGTCAATAAAGAACATACTCAAGGTATATTAGCTTGCTCTGTGTCATTCGTTGGACTGTATTTGCTTTAGGGTTTGATTGTATCACTTTTAAATGTATCGCTGCTTTCTAAATCTAGATTTCCAGAAGAAAGATGTTAACagtttctatctatctatctatctatctatctatctatctatctatctatctatctatctatctatctatctatctatctatctatatctatctatctatctatatctatctatctatctatctatctatctatctatctatctatatctatctatctatctatctatatctatctatctatcttctatctatctatctatctatctatcatctatctatctatcttctatctatctatctctctctctctctctctctctcctctctctctctctctctctctcctctctctctctcttgagtGTTTTCTATTCAAATATGTAAGCTGTACTAAATATGACAATATtaacgtaaaaaaataaaccataacCAGTAAAGCAGACACACTTTCACATCCTTGGAAAGAGGAAGTAGAAACATAACGAGTCCTAACCCAAGTCTCTCCACATTATACATCTGTAATTGTGCAGTAGTACTTTCAAAGTAGACATATGTAAATAATAACTctaattatatataaatatagcaattatatttacaaaactacacatttttttcaacttctcTTGTATTCACCAAGTACTGATGTTTACGTTCTTGCTTACATGGATAcaccaaatgtaaaatattattaGTATTACCACATTCTATTGAAGTATTAGTATTACTGTGTGGTACTGCCAAACGTTCTTCCGTtcggctttcctcccacacacaAGCTCTTGCTCCTTATAGACGATCTTTGACGGAAACGGCAATTTTTTTTGGCGCGCAATGTTGTGAGTCGGAACTTCAACGCGGGAGTCGCTGTCTTCAGTTGtggagtattattattattttacttttatgtactgtatttaacaaTTTTAGTCGTCGATTTAGCGATTCGGGGAAGAGTTTGTCGCCAACATGCAGCGCAGCATAGCGTAAGTTGTCCGCTTTTCCGTGCTACTAGCTTGTTTATTTACGGAGGACATTGAAGTTAGCTACTGTTTGCTCGACTCCTCAAGTCACCACGACCTCAGCACTTATCTGTGAAATattccttttaaaaaatattttggacttTATATGTCGACTTTCGGGGTTTATTCAACCTGGGGTGAAAGAACTACTTAACGGTGCCTGTCGTTTAATTATGACGTCGCGATTAAAAAACGGAACTACTACGGCAGAGGGTAAATTAATCTAGTATGTTATTTTATAAGTCAGTTATGAATCTTGAAGAGTTTACAGGTCTAAAATAATGGCACGCAATGTTGCTAGCTTTTTATAGTTGTcaattcaactttatttatgGCACCCAGTGTTGCTGTCTTATAGTTGTCAAATCAACTTTGTTTAAAGCACTTTAAATACAATCGCAGCTAAGAACAAAAGGTCGTACACTGATAAATGGAAACCTAAGAAATGAAAACGCTAGAACAGATACGGAATCTTTTGCCTAGTTGAAAGCAATAGAGTGAAATGGGTTTTAAAAATAGACAGATGGGGGGCAGTGGGAGGTCATTTCACAGTTTGGGATCAgcaaaagattgaaaaaaataataataagatttCAATTATGCACATAAACAAagtcgattttttttctgcctcttATAGATCGTTCTTTCAGCCCAAGACCAAGGACAAGGATGTTCAGAAGAAAGCCAATGACAAGCAAGTGATAAAGTAACGTTTTCTTATACTGTATGGCAAAGTGTATCACATAATGCAGATTAAGATAAAACGACTGCAATTTTGGCACATATTGCACGTGTTAAAATAACACTTGTTTTGCACAGCTTCTTGGTCATACAAATAGAGGATCAATTTTGGAATCTCTCATTGTCAGAGTTAGGTTCCGGACCACCCCTGCAATCTGAGAAGTCGTAacctttttcatttcatctgtcCTTAATTTAAAGTTTTAAGAACCCTCCCAGTCTTGTAACTTCTCCGCATCATTCCTATTAACCTCTACTGATGATGGCGAGTTGGAGCTTCATGAAGCTTTGTGACAGTCCCCAGGAGAAAGACCTCTTGTATGGGCAgacatgtttattttgttgacTGCTGTAGTTCGGGAGTGGGAAGGGAAGGCGAAGGGAGATCTTTGCTTGTGATGTAGATAAGCTTGACAAAGttgaatgacctgatttcaggcctctccacagcaaaatgtcttccaccaaaaaaaaaaaaaaaatgacacagtaaatgcacagtaaaaacaaaaaagttcacTGGAAATCATAATACTCTTCACTTAATATCCTGAATCTTGAATCCTATTGGCTGTGCCGATTATCAGTGTTTTGCCGCATATGACCtgccttttttctttgttttaatccAATGTTCGATAACACAACCCATTTGAAAACTGTGTGAACCTCAGGGAGCTGTTTACTTACATTTTTAGTTAACTTTATCAGGGGTGCTGCTGACCTAGTTTACTCCCTGtactttttatgtttgtttaaaTTTCTAGTAATGACAAGTGaaagatgaacatttcagaagtattatcattttggtgattggaagatgaccagttcagggtgtaccctgcctctcgcccgaagatagctgctTCAGCGCActcgtgaccctagtgaggataagtggtacagaaaatgaatggatgaaatttTAGAAAACGTTACTGAAAAAGGCTTCATAgagagttatttatttatttgtttgagacTTAATTTCAGTTTATAAGGCATGATGCTTATCTTTGGAGCACCGTGCCCttgttttgaattttaaaacaaagtcgTAGACTCAAAAGAAAACCTTTGACATGTTGCAAATCTGGGAAGCTGTTTAATAAA harbors:
- the LOC133511032 gene encoding ETS domain-containing transcription factor ERF-like, translated to MQCTASLGHFSSPYWSRTVAFPDWAYRPAWSSGTRQVQLWHFLLELLSGGGGGRGDTIGWGGEWGEFVIRDPERLARLWGERKGKPHMNYDKLSRALRYYYNKRILHKTRGKRFTYKFNFSKFILVNYRLPPSCHQAPRPDLFSPPCCLPHHQHHHHHYYHPSPPPPLLQTSFPFITWQDHLSRLKLGKQTQVVAGAL